The following coding sequences are from one Pseudomonas mendocina window:
- a CDS encoding HAMP domain-containing sensor histidine kinase, protein MRSLFWRILATFWLAIALVAGLSMLLGRALNQDAWILNQHPGLDELDRQWTERYEQEGERAAQRLLEERKREYRIDVQVLGESGQQVVKGTFPSRAAAFEARHGDDRRLPWRRLTAEYTSPTSGESYLFIYRIPHPELAAWHRGSLFWPLSALAIALVVLTLFSLFLTLSITRPLDRLRGAVHDLGQTAYQQNSLARLATRRDELGLLAKDFNRMGERLQGLIGSQRQLLRDVSHELRSPLARLRIALALAERAEAAEREKLWPRLSQECDRLEALISEILALARLDADPGAAQPVDLSAMLSKLQEDARLTAPEQQLQIHVDPDVRLQGWPDMLERALDNLLRNALRFNPGSQPITLTVRNQGQRVELSVHDHGPGVAVKYLQQLGKPFFRAPGQGGSGHGLGLAIARRAAQRHGGELLLANHPDGGFIATLSLPLRQQAS, encoded by the coding sequence GTGCGGTCATTGTTCTGGCGCATTCTTGCCACTTTCTGGTTGGCCATCGCCCTGGTGGCGGGGCTTTCCATGCTGCTCGGCCGCGCCCTGAACCAGGACGCCTGGATTCTCAACCAGCACCCGGGACTCGACGAGCTCGACCGACAATGGACCGAGCGCTACGAACAGGAAGGCGAGCGCGCCGCTCAACGCCTGCTCGAAGAACGTAAACGCGAATACCGCATCGATGTGCAGGTGCTCGGCGAGAGCGGTCAGCAGGTAGTCAAGGGCACCTTCCCATCGCGCGCAGCTGCGTTCGAGGCTCGCCACGGCGACGATCGCCGCCTGCCCTGGCGTCGCCTGACAGCCGAGTACACCAGCCCTACGAGCGGCGAGAGCTACCTCTTCATCTATCGCATTCCTCATCCGGAACTGGCCGCCTGGCACCGTGGCAGCCTGTTCTGGCCGCTCAGTGCCCTGGCCATCGCCCTGGTGGTACTGACCCTGTTCAGTCTGTTCCTGACACTGTCCATCACCCGTCCGCTGGATCGGCTGCGCGGCGCCGTGCACGACCTTGGTCAAACGGCTTATCAGCAGAACAGCCTGGCTCGCCTGGCCACTCGGCGTGATGAGCTGGGGCTGTTGGCCAAAGACTTCAATCGCATGGGCGAGCGCCTGCAAGGGCTGATCGGCAGCCAGCGTCAGTTGCTACGCGATGTCTCCCACGAACTGCGCTCACCGCTGGCGCGTCTGCGCATTGCCTTGGCTCTTGCTGAACGTGCCGAAGCGGCCGAGCGAGAGAAGCTCTGGCCGCGCCTGAGCCAGGAGTGCGATCGCCTGGAAGCGCTGATCAGCGAGATTCTCGCTCTCGCCCGCCTCGATGCAGACCCCGGTGCCGCGCAGCCAGTCGACCTCTCCGCCATGCTGAGCAAACTGCAGGAAGATGCACGACTGACCGCTCCCGAACAGCAGTTGCAGATCCATGTCGATCCGGACGTGCGTCTGCAAGGCTGGCCGGACATGCTGGAACGTGCATTGGACAACCTGCTGCGCAACGCATTGCGCTTCAACCCAGGTAGCCAGCCCATCACCCTCACCGTGCGCAATCAGGGCCAGCGAGTGGAACTGAGCGTGCACGATCATGGCCCAGGGGTCGCGGTCAAATACCTGCAGCAGCTGGGTAAACCCTTCTTTCGCGCCCCAGGGCAAGGCGGCTCGGGTCATGGCCTCGGGTTGGCCATCGCTCGCCGGGCAGCGCAGCGTCATGGTGGCGAGCTGTTGCTGGCCAATCACCCGGACGGTGGATTCATCGCCACGTTGAGCCTGCCGCTCAGACAACAGGCGAGCTGA
- a CDS encoding Spy/CpxP family protein refolding chaperone, protein MRKTLTALLLAAALPTLAIAMPMDEGGPRHHDRGPGMFKELNLSKEQRQEFRKLMGEQMKSHREITKRYLDKLPEAEKQAMKKELETARAAQHKALRDLLNPEQQKAFDEHQKKMEARRAEMAEFKAWKAEKEAKAN, encoded by the coding sequence ATGCGTAAGACCCTCACCGCCCTGCTGCTCGCCGCTGCCCTGCCGACCCTGGCCATCGCCATGCCGATGGATGAAGGCGGCCCGCGCCATCACGACCGTGGCCCAGGCATGTTCAAGGAGCTGAATCTGAGCAAGGAGCAACGCCAGGAGTTTCGCAAGCTGATGGGCGAGCAGATGAAATCCCATCGTGAAATCACCAAGCGCTACCTGGACAAACTGCCAGAAGCCGAAAAGCAGGCCATGAAGAAAGAGCTGGAAACCGCCAGAGCCGCGCAACACAAGGCCCTGCGTGACCTGCTCAACCCGGAGCAACAGAAAGCCTTCGACGAACACCAGAAAAAAATGGAAGCTCGCCGCGCCGAAATGGCCGAGTTCAAGGCCTGGAAAGCCGAGAAGGAAGCCAAGGCCAACTGA
- a CDS encoding response regulator transcription factor has product MSRLLLIDDDQELCELLASWLTQEGFQVTACHEAGSARQTLATQAPDAVVLDVMLPDGSGLELLKQLRNEHPELPVLMLSARGEPLDRILGLELGADDYLAKPCDPRELTARLRAVLRRTAPAPISSQLELGDLSFSPNRGVVSIGEHDIPLTISESRLLEALLRQPGEPLDKQELAQLALGRKLTLYDRSLDMHVSNLRKKLGPHPDGRPRILALRSRGYYYAP; this is encoded by the coding sequence ATGAGCCGTTTACTGCTGATCGATGACGACCAGGAGCTGTGCGAACTGCTGGCCAGTTGGCTGACCCAGGAAGGGTTTCAGGTCACAGCTTGTCATGAGGCCGGCAGTGCCCGCCAGACCCTCGCCACGCAGGCACCGGATGCCGTGGTACTGGATGTGATGCTGCCCGATGGCAGCGGTCTGGAGCTGCTCAAGCAACTGCGCAACGAACATCCGGAACTCCCTGTGCTGATGCTTTCGGCGCGCGGCGAACCACTGGATCGTATTCTCGGCCTGGAACTCGGCGCCGACGATTACCTGGCCAAGCCCTGCGATCCGCGCGAGCTGACCGCACGCCTGCGCGCCGTATTGCGCCGCACCGCACCAGCACCAATCAGCAGCCAGCTGGAACTGGGCGACCTGAGCTTCAGCCCCAACCGCGGAGTGGTCAGCATCGGCGAACATGACATCCCGCTGACCATTTCCGAGAGCCGCCTGCTCGAAGCCTTGCTACGCCAGCCCGGCGAACCACTGGACAAGCAGGAACTGGCGCAACTGGCTCTGGGCCGCAAGCTGACACTCTATGACCGCAGCCTGGACATGCATGTCAGCAACCTGCGCAAGAAGCTCGGCCCGCATCCTGACGGTCGTCCACGCATCCTCGCCCTGCGCAGCCGCGGCTATTACTACGCGCCCTGA
- a CDS encoding translation initiation factor 2 (IF-2, GTPase) gives MRPIPLPLLVTLLLTCALAQAEEDATPPSTTEAATTAQSEVLQQRLEQSEQLRSEQQANSAVQLQRLRQENQRLRLQLKESQAQAQPRLLSEEQTWFALGAGLSLISVLVGAVLRGRRKTRREWIN, from the coding sequence ATGCGCCCGATCCCGCTGCCCCTGCTGGTCACCCTGCTGTTGACCTGTGCACTTGCGCAGGCCGAGGAAGATGCCACGCCCCCCTCTACCACGGAGGCCGCAACAACGGCGCAGAGCGAAGTGCTGCAACAGCGCCTGGAGCAAAGCGAGCAATTGCGCAGCGAGCAGCAAGCCAATAGCGCCGTGCAATTGCAGCGTCTGCGCCAGGAAAACCAACGCCTGCGCCTGCAACTCAAGGAGAGCCAGGCCCAGGCCCAACCAAGACTGCTCAGCGAGGAGCAGACCTGGTTCGCCCTCGGTGCCGGCCTCAGCCTGATTTCCGTGCTGGTTGGCGCTGTACTGCGCGGCCGGCGCAAAACCCGTCGCGAGTGGATCAACTGA
- a CDS encoding YciI family protein encodes MLYAIIATDVENSLENRLAARPAHLARLEQLKQEGRVVVAGPHPAIDSNDPGPAGFSGSLIVAEFDSLEAAQAWADADPYRAAGVYASVIVKPFKKVFP; translated from the coding sequence ATGCTCTACGCCATCATCGCCACCGACGTCGAAAATTCCCTGGAAAACCGTCTGGCCGCGCGCCCGGCTCACCTCGCGCGTCTTGAGCAGCTCAAGCAGGAAGGTCGCGTCGTAGTGGCCGGCCCACACCCGGCAATCGACAGCAATGACCCAGGCCCAGCAGGCTTCAGCGGCAGCCTGATCGTCGCTGAATTCGACTCGCTGGAAGCCGCGCAAGCCTGGGCCGATGCCGATCCTTATCGCGCGGCTGGCGTATACGCCAGTGTCATCGTCAAGCCCTTCAAGAAAGTCTTCCCCTGA
- a CDS encoding PHP domain-containing protein has product MIVDLHCHSTASDGALAPSVLVARAHARGVRLLALTDHDTLEGLEEARRAAAALDMQLVNGIELSCTWGGATIHVLGYAFEREALALRQAIEALHHGRWQRAEEIDRRLAAKGMPGALDGARAIQRELGDSGNAPARPHFAEFMVRAGFVRDRAEAFRKWLGSGKLGDVKQHWPALEETVDTLRAANAWISLAHPWQYDFTRSKRRRLVADFAAAGGHALEVVNGMQPAEQVGGLAILAREFGLMASVGSDFHAPGDWSELGMYRPLPDDLTALWERFDHVQSSAVTP; this is encoded by the coding sequence ATGATTGTCGATCTGCACTGCCACAGCACCGCCTCCGATGGCGCCCTGGCCCCCTCCGTACTGGTGGCTCGGGCGCATGCGCGTGGCGTGCGGTTGCTGGCGTTGACCGATCACGACACCCTCGAAGGTCTCGAAGAGGCACGTAGAGCAGCGGCAGCGTTGGACATGCAACTGGTCAATGGCATCGAGCTGTCATGCACCTGGGGCGGGGCGACCATTCACGTGCTGGGCTATGCCTTCGAGCGTGAGGCGCTGGCGTTGCGCCAGGCCATCGAGGCTTTGCACCATGGTCGCTGGCAGCGCGCCGAGGAAATTGACCGGCGTCTGGCCGCCAAGGGTATGCCGGGTGCATTGGATGGCGCCCGTGCGATTCAGCGCGAGCTGGGCGATAGCGGCAACGCGCCGGCACGACCGCATTTTGCCGAATTCATGGTGCGCGCAGGGTTCGTGCGCGACCGTGCCGAAGCCTTCCGCAAGTGGCTGGGCTCGGGCAAGTTGGGCGATGTCAAACAGCATTGGCCTGCTCTCGAAGAGACCGTCGACACCTTGCGGGCCGCTAACGCCTGGATCAGCCTGGCACATCCGTGGCAGTACGACTTTACTCGCAGTAAGCGTCGGCGTTTGGTGGCCGATTTTGCCGCGGCAGGTGGGCATGCCCTGGAAGTGGTCAACGGCATGCAACCGGCCGAGCAGGTCGGCGGTCTGGCGATTCTGGCGCGTGAATTCGGCTTGATGGCCAGTGTCGGCAGCGATTTTCATGCGCCGGGTGACTGGTCCGAACTGGGCATGTATCGCCCGCTACCCGATGACCTAACAGCGCTCTGGGAGCGCTTCGACCATGTACAGTCATCCGCTGTCACCCCATGA
- a CDS encoding L-threonylcarbamoyladenylate synthase, with protein sequence MSQFFQVHPENPQARLIKQAVEIIRSGGVVVYPTDSSYALGCMIGDKNAVERIRRLRQLDDKHNFTLVCRDLSQIGLFAKVDTAAFRLLKNHTPGPYTFILNATREVPRMLLHPKRRTIGIRVPSHPIALALLEQLGEPLMSVSLILPGDDLPLSDPYEMRQMLEHQVDLIIDGGFGGLEASTVVNLADDSPEIIRVGCGDPSPFEGDE encoded by the coding sequence GTGAGTCAATTCTTCCAGGTTCACCCGGAGAACCCCCAGGCTCGCCTGATAAAACAGGCGGTAGAGATCATTCGTAGCGGCGGCGTGGTGGTCTATCCCACCGATTCGTCCTACGCGCTGGGCTGCATGATCGGCGACAAGAATGCGGTGGAACGCATTCGGCGCCTGCGTCAGCTCGACGACAAGCACAACTTCACCCTGGTCTGCCGTGATCTGTCGCAGATCGGTCTGTTCGCCAAGGTCGATACCGCGGCCTTCCGTTTGCTGAAGAACCATACGCCAGGCCCCTACACCTTCATTCTCAATGCCACGCGCGAAGTGCCGCGCATGCTCTTGCATCCCAAGCGCCGCACCATCGGCATTCGTGTGCCGAGCCATCCCATCGCTCTGGCGTTGCTGGAGCAATTGGGCGAGCCGCTGATGAGCGTCAGCCTGATTTTGCCGGGTGACGATCTGCCGCTTTCCGACCCGTACGAGATGCGTCAGATGCTCGAGCACCAGGTCGATCTGATCATCGACGGCGGCTTTGGCGGGTTGGAGGCCTCCACCGTGGTCAATCTGGCAGACGATTCGCCGGAGATCATCCGGGTCGGTTGTGGCGACCCGTCGCCATTCGAAGGTGATGAGTGA
- a CDS encoding ScpA family protein, producing the protein MSENLVAAVDSQAGAQQELPFALVYGEAVTELPLDLYIPPDALEVFLEAFEGPLDLLLYLIRKQNIDILDIPVAEITRQYMGYVELMHTVRLELAAEYLVMAAMLAEIKSRMLLPRSSEAEEEEDDPRAELIRRLQEYERFKAAAEGLDELPRVGRDVTVPRLDAPEARARKLLPDVSLEEVLLSMAEVLRRADMFESHQVTREALSTRERMSEVLERLKGGAFVPFIELFGADEGRLGVVVTFMAVLELIKESLVELVQNEPFAAIHVRARAE; encoded by the coding sequence ATGAGCGAGAACCTTGTGGCGGCCGTAGACAGCCAGGCCGGCGCGCAGCAGGAGCTGCCGTTCGCTCTGGTCTATGGTGAGGCTGTTACCGAGCTGCCACTGGATCTGTACATCCCGCCGGATGCGCTGGAGGTGTTTCTCGAAGCCTTCGAAGGGCCGCTCGACCTGCTGCTGTACCTGATCCGCAAGCAGAACATCGACATTCTCGACATCCCCGTGGCGGAAATTACCCGTCAGTACATGGGCTACGTCGAACTGATGCATACGGTGCGTCTGGAGCTGGCTGCCGAGTACCTGGTGATGGCGGCCATGCTCGCCGAGATCAAGTCGCGCATGCTGCTGCCGCGTTCGAGCGAGGCGGAAGAGGAAGAGGACGACCCGCGCGCCGAACTGATTCGCCGTTTGCAGGAGTATGAGCGTTTCAAGGCTGCTGCCGAAGGCCTGGACGAATTGCCACGTGTGGGCCGCGATGTCACGGTGCCGCGCCTGGACGCGCCGGAGGCGCGTGCGCGCAAGCTGCTGCCGGATGTCAGTCTGGAAGAGGTGCTGCTGTCGATGGCCGAGGTGCTGCGCCGCGCCGACATGTTCGAGAGCCACCAGGTCACCCGTGAAGCGCTGTCGACCCGCGAACGCATGAGCGAAGTGCTCGAACGTCTCAAGGGCGGTGCTTTCGTGCCTTTCATCGAACTGTTCGGTGCCGATGAAGGGCGCTTGGGCGTGGTGGTGACCTTCATGGCCGTGCTCGAATTGATCAAGGAATCTCTGGTCGAGCTGGTGCAAAATGAGCCCTTCGCCGCCATCCACGTCCGAGCCCGTGCTGAATGA
- the scpB gene encoding SMC-Scp complex subunit ScpB produces the protein MNLTDPRELAQLLEAFLLASGKPQSLERLFELFEEGERPEPEQFKEALDVLRQSCEGRAFELKEVASGYRLQVRERFAPWVGRLWEERPQRYSRALLETLALIAYRQPITRGEIEDVRGVAVNSNITKTLLEREWIRVVGYRDVPGRPAMFATTKGFLDHFNLKSLDELPPLAALRELEPEPELALDDDAEVPAGLQARADLVLQEDGEPAEPREETSFRSLLAELDTMEQGLKTDFDDLRLADDEDESVANTADLDDDETLH, from the coding sequence ATGAACCTGACCGATCCCCGCGAGCTGGCCCAACTGCTCGAAGCCTTTCTTCTTGCGTCCGGCAAGCCGCAGTCCCTGGAGCGCCTCTTCGAACTTTTCGAGGAAGGGGAGCGGCCGGAACCCGAGCAGTTCAAGGAGGCGTTGGACGTTCTGCGTCAGTCCTGCGAGGGCCGCGCTTTTGAATTGAAGGAAGTCGCCTCCGGCTATCGTCTGCAAGTGCGCGAGCGTTTCGCACCCTGGGTCGGCCGGCTGTGGGAGGAGCGCCCGCAACGCTACTCGCGTGCGCTGCTGGAGACGCTGGCGCTGATCGCCTATCGCCAGCCCATCACCCGCGGTGAAATCGAAGATGTGCGTGGTGTGGCGGTCAACAGCAACATCACCAAGACCCTGCTCGAGCGCGAGTGGATTCGGGTAGTGGGTTATCGCGACGTGCCCGGCCGTCCGGCGATGTTCGCCACCACCAAGGGCTTTCTCGACCATTTCAATCTCAAGAGCCTCGATGAATTGCCGCCATTGGCTGCTCTGCGGGAGCTGGAGCCGGAACCCGAGTTGGCGCTGGACGACGATGCCGAGGTGCCGGCGGGATTGCAGGCGAGGGCCGATCTGGTTTTGCAGGAAGACGGCGAGCCGGCCGAGCCTCGCGAAGAAACCAGCTTCCGCAGCCTGCTGGCCGAGCTGGACACCATGGAACAGGGGCTCAAGACCGATTTCGACGATCTGCGCCTGGCGGACGATGAAGACGAGTCCGTGGCCAACACGGCCGATCTGGATGACGACGAAACGTTGCATTGA
- a CDS encoding DUF1289 domain-containing protein — MSKNPCIKVCEFERDICLGCGRSRQEIKGWKRLDKSERRVLLAEADMRLLVLEATGRRKR, encoded by the coding sequence ATGAGCAAGAATCCCTGCATCAAGGTCTGCGAGTTCGAGCGGGACATTTGCCTGGGCTGTGGTCGCAGTCGTCAGGAAATCAAAGGCTGGAAGCGCCTGGACAAGAGTGAGCGCCGGGTCTTGCTGGCCGAGGCCGATATGCGCCTGCTGGTGCTGGAGGCGACTGGCCGCCGCAAGCGCTAG